One genomic window of Cannabis sativa cultivar Pink pepper isolate KNU-18-1 chromosome 2, ASM2916894v1, whole genome shotgun sequence includes the following:
- the LOC115720769 gene encoding uncharacterized protein LOC115720769 isoform X1 produces MVRPYAIKDKMKKCERHDKEEEEEEEEEGKDGSFEIDYGIPIPLAQSQQTSLKSQPGVIFVLERASLEVAKVGKTYQLLNSDHSVFLSKMGKTKGDYRPDIVHQALLAILDSPLNKAGRLKGLYIRTEKGVLIEVKPKTHLPRTSKRFYGLMSQLLQKLSIKDEKTHTKLLRVIKNPVTQYLHVNSHKIGFSSSSEKLIKMKDYVHKFESDRDIVFVVGVMAHGKIEPDYHIDDFIAVSNYSLSAACCSTMICQSLEEKWNIF; encoded by the exons ATGGTACGTCCTTACGCTATCAAGGATAAGATGAAAAAATGTGAGAGACatgacaaagaagaagaagaagaagaagaagaagaaggaaaggaTGGGTCATTTGAGATTGATTATGGAATTCCAATTCCACTTGCACAATCTCAACAAACAAGCCTCAAATCACAACCTGGTGTTATATTTGTCCTTGAGAGAGCTTCTTTGGAAGTTGCCAAAGTTGGAAAG ACTTATCAGCTTTTAAACTCAGATCACTCAGTTTTTTTAAGCAAAATGGGAAAAACCAAAGGAGATTACCGACCTGATATTGTCCATCAG GCTCTTTTGGCCATCTTAGATAGTCCACTTAACAAAGCAGGAAGATTAAAAGGATTGTACATAAGAACTGAGAAAGGGGTTCTAATTGAAGTGAAACCCAAAACTCATTTGCCAAGAACATCCAAACGTTTTTATGGTCTCATGT CACAATTGTTACAAAAGCTGAGTATAAAGGATGAAAAAACTCACACTAAACTTCTGCGTGTAATAAAAAATCCTGTAACTCAGTATTTACATGTTAATTCTCATAAAATCG GATTCTCTTCTAGCTCAGAAAAGTTGATAAAAATGAAAGACTATGTCCATAAGTTTGAAAGTGATAGAGACATCGTTTTTGTG GTTGGTGTAATGGCTCATGGAAAAATTGAGCCGGACTACCATATCGATGATTTTATAGCTG TTTCTAATTACTCGTTGAGCGCTGCATGTTGTAGCACAATGATTTGCCAATCGCTGGAGGAAAAGTGGAACATATTTTAA
- the LOC115720769 gene encoding ribosomal RNA small subunit methyltransferase NEP1 isoform X2, translating to MVRPYAIKDKMKKCERHDKEEEEEEEEEGKDGSFEIDYGIPIPLAQSQQTSLKSQPGVIFVLERASLEVAKVGKALLAILDSPLNKAGRLKGLYIRTEKGVLIEVKPKTHLPRTSKRFYGLMSQLLQKLSIKDEKTHTKLLRVIKNPVTQYLHVNSHKIGFSSSSEKLIKMKDYVHKFESDRDIVFVVGVMAHGKIEPDYHIDDFIAVSNYSLSAACCSTMICQSLEEKWNIF from the exons ATGGTACGTCCTTACGCTATCAAGGATAAGATGAAAAAATGTGAGAGACatgacaaagaagaagaagaagaagaagaagaagaaggaaaggaTGGGTCATTTGAGATTGATTATGGAATTCCAATTCCACTTGCACAATCTCAACAAACAAGCCTCAAATCACAACCTGGTGTTATATTTGTCCTTGAGAGAGCTTCTTTGGAAGTTGCCAAAGTTGGAAAG GCTCTTTTGGCCATCTTAGATAGTCCACTTAACAAAGCAGGAAGATTAAAAGGATTGTACATAAGAACTGAGAAAGGGGTTCTAATTGAAGTGAAACCCAAAACTCATTTGCCAAGAACATCCAAACGTTTTTATGGTCTCATGT CACAATTGTTACAAAAGCTGAGTATAAAGGATGAAAAAACTCACACTAAACTTCTGCGTGTAATAAAAAATCCTGTAACTCAGTATTTACATGTTAATTCTCATAAAATCG GATTCTCTTCTAGCTCAGAAAAGTTGATAAAAATGAAAGACTATGTCCATAAGTTTGAAAGTGATAGAGACATCGTTTTTGTG GTTGGTGTAATGGCTCATGGAAAAATTGAGCCGGACTACCATATCGATGATTTTATAGCTG TTTCTAATTACTCGTTGAGCGCTGCATGTTGTAGCACAATGATTTGCCAATCGCTGGAGGAAAAGTGGAACATATTTTAA